The following coding sequences are from one Mycolicibacterium aichiense window:
- the eccCa gene encoding type VII secretion protein EccCa: MSKRGFVRGPRKSTPAVPPVRVAVAPPLALPEREPRNILLMIALPALLVGIIGTLVVMYTSGVRSLQSGFFPMVGLVGFGALMFSGRLGRGRRISWGEQEKQRRMYLRQLDDDRDEVQRAAQDQRRSQLFVHGDPQELDTVIGGPRMWERRPSDADYLDVRLGIGVQSTADSAVSLQWPEVPVGEELEPVTGRALRDFILEQSKIRGIGKVLSLRSRPGFSFVGDDPEELHAFMRAVLCELAVYHSPNDVKLMVVTRHPELWSWLVWLPHNQHDEMFDACGLRRLVFTSPTELEDALDAELHRKGRGPWTPPSGSSPTTMLSPMEAASGNALGPHWVIVDDNVGTPEQWEGITGQKGMAGITVLRLASRPGIGVGFSAEEERFSLREGRLRHRNAFYAVADMLAESTADRYARSLARWSPMTAGELSETDSQGGELLRALGITDPRRLDVDRLWAESRGRGDPKWAVVPVGVKPGGELQYIVLRAKDFGGFGFHSVVIGTSGSGKSEYFLSLCNGIALTHSPETFIVIFVDMKFESAAQDLAGLPHVAGSLSNLGKDDRHLAERMRKAIDGEIARRYRLFKDAGARDANEYEEMRLAGRDLEPVPILLVIIDEYLELFHHHPEWIDLVIHIGQEGRGCNVFFTLGGQRLDLSSLSKAKSNIAFRVALRAETAEDSRDVIGSDAALHLPSKEAGYGLLKVGPRELEQFRCFYVSAPFVVPKKVVTTDTTVDVSFTQPRPLTWEYQPLSAEDNAALAEADAPEEPDEYLYHADGFKKKKLLDVIRESLISHPARAPHQIWLPPLEVGETADALVERWRGKPWWVDYGQNPGLLIPVGIEDFPEDHAQRVHVIDAEMDNIMVVATAQRGKSTTLMTLVTSAALMYRPERVTFFCLGASLYPVEDLPHVAGVVSLTDTEGVSRTLATIEGLIRAREASFKRYQMDIGEFRERRFGAAGGGGTDPDDKFGDIFLVIDNFGDLYDKDNGMGDRAISIARQGLSYGIHVATSASGWLVGQKQALLSVSNARIQLRLSNPDETQMGTGMEHRRAARNTLDRPGFGVTRLGQELLIGLPEIVGPNGERIPTRQVGQVIAAQTGASKVETLARLPERIGLREIIAAYPATADSLDIPFAMGESALQAVALPSRQVPNLLVVGRQGCGKTSSLAAFGQSIAARLSPDEAQITIIDPKTSLIGKIQGPHVRAYAYTPDDIDQVLADLAEIMRDRLPPSGLSQEELLTRTTWTGPHHYVLIDDEQELRPSGAIGKAAATAPLWPLIERSREIGLHVIAARLPGNWAGVSAMSPFLQKLTGSRAPTLFMDNDPQTVKVYGRTSAQQLPPGRGLMVTTDGVMEGVLVGTPE; this comes from the coding sequence GTGTCGAAGAGGGGATTCGTCCGAGGCCCGCGTAAGTCGACGCCGGCCGTTCCACCGGTTCGGGTGGCGGTCGCGCCGCCGCTGGCGCTGCCCGAGCGGGAGCCGCGCAACATCCTGCTGATGATTGCACTGCCTGCGCTGCTGGTCGGCATCATCGGCACGCTGGTCGTGATGTACACGTCCGGCGTTCGCTCCCTGCAGTCCGGCTTCTTTCCGATGGTGGGTCTGGTCGGGTTCGGTGCGCTGATGTTCAGCGGCCGGCTCGGCCGCGGCCGCCGCATCAGTTGGGGCGAGCAGGAAAAGCAGCGGCGGATGTATCTGCGCCAGCTCGACGACGATCGCGACGAAGTGCAGCGCGCCGCGCAGGACCAACGCCGTAGCCAGCTGTTCGTGCACGGCGACCCGCAGGAGCTCGACACGGTGATCGGCGGCCCCCGCATGTGGGAACGCCGCCCCTCCGACGCTGACTATCTGGACGTGCGGCTGGGCATCGGGGTGCAGTCGACCGCCGACTCGGCGGTGTCGCTGCAGTGGCCCGAGGTACCCGTCGGCGAGGAGCTCGAGCCGGTGACGGGCCGCGCGCTGCGCGACTTCATCCTGGAGCAGAGCAAGATCCGCGGCATCGGCAAGGTGCTGAGCCTGCGCTCCCGCCCGGGATTCAGCTTTGTCGGGGACGATCCCGAGGAACTGCACGCTTTCATGCGAGCGGTGCTGTGTGAGTTGGCGGTTTATCACAGCCCCAACGACGTCAAGCTGATGGTCGTCACCCGGCACCCTGAACTGTGGTCGTGGCTGGTGTGGTTGCCGCACAATCAACACGACGAGATGTTCGATGCCTGCGGGCTGCGGCGGCTGGTCTTCACCTCGCCCACCGAGCTCGAGGATGCGCTCGACGCCGAGTTGCATCGCAAGGGCCGCGGGCCGTGGACGCCGCCCAGCGGCTCCAGCCCGACGACCATGCTCTCCCCGATGGAGGCGGCGTCCGGCAACGCACTGGGCCCGCACTGGGTGATCGTCGACGACAACGTCGGCACGCCTGAGCAGTGGGAAGGCATCACCGGTCAGAAGGGCATGGCCGGAATAACGGTGTTGCGCTTGGCGTCCCGGCCCGGAATCGGAGTCGGATTCTCCGCCGAGGAGGAGCGCTTCAGCCTGCGCGAGGGCCGGCTGCGGCATCGCAATGCCTTCTACGCCGTCGCCGACATGCTCGCCGAGAGCACCGCCGACCGCTACGCACGCTCATTGGCCCGGTGGTCGCCGATGACCGCGGGTGAGCTGTCCGAGACCGACAGCCAGGGCGGAGAGTTGTTGCGCGCGTTGGGTATCACCGATCCGCGCCGTCTCGACGTCGATCGGCTGTGGGCCGAGAGCCGAGGCCGCGGGGACCCGAAGTGGGCGGTGGTCCCGGTCGGCGTCAAGCCCGGTGGCGAACTGCAGTACATCGTGCTGCGAGCCAAGGACTTCGGTGGTTTCGGCTTCCACTCCGTGGTGATCGGAACCTCTGGTTCCGGCAAGTCCGAGTACTTCCTGTCGCTGTGTAACGGGATCGCGCTGACCCACTCGCCGGAGACGTTCATCGTGATCTTCGTCGACATGAAGTTCGAGTCGGCTGCCCAGGATCTCGCGGGCTTGCCGCACGTGGCGGGTTCACTGTCCAACCTGGGCAAGGACGACCGCCACCTCGCCGAGCGGATGCGTAAAGCCATCGACGGCGAAATCGCCCGCCGTTACCGGCTGTTCAAGGACGCCGGCGCCCGCGATGCCAACGAGTACGAGGAGATGCGGCTGGCGGGCCGCGATCTGGAACCGGTGCCGATCTTGCTGGTCATCATCGATGAGTATCTCGAGCTGTTCCACCATCACCCCGAGTGGATCGACCTGGTCATTCACATCGGTCAGGAAGGCCGCGGCTGTAACGTCTTCTTCACCCTCGGCGGTCAGCGGCTGGATCTGTCGTCGTTGAGTAAAGCCAAGAGCAACATCGCTTTCCGGGTTGCACTGCGTGCGGAGACCGCAGAGGATTCCCGCGATGTGATCGGCAGCGACGCCGCGCTGCACCTGCCGTCCAAAGAAGCCGGCTACGGTCTGCTCAAGGTCGGGCCGCGTGAACTCGAGCAGTTCCGCTGCTTCTATGTGTCGGCACCGTTCGTGGTGCCGAAGAAGGTGGTGACCACCGACACCACCGTGGACGTCAGCTTCACCCAGCCGCGCCCGCTGACATGGGAGTACCAGCCGCTGTCCGCCGAGGACAACGCCGCACTCGCCGAGGCCGACGCTCCCGAGGAGCCCGACGAATACCTCTACCACGCAGACGGTTTCAAGAAGAAGAAGCTGCTCGACGTCATCCGGGAATCGTTGATCTCGCACCCGGCCCGCGCACCGCACCAGATCTGGCTGCCGCCACTGGAAGTCGGCGAGACCGCCGACGCTCTGGTGGAGCGCTGGCGCGGCAAGCCGTGGTGGGTGGATTATGGCCAGAACCCGGGCCTGCTCATCCCGGTCGGAATCGAGGACTTTCCCGAGGACCACGCCCAGCGGGTGCATGTCATCGATGCCGAGATGGACAACATCATGGTGGTCGCCACGGCCCAGCGCGGAAAATCCACCACGCTGATGACGCTGGTCACCTCCGCGGCTTTGATGTACCGGCCCGAGCGGGTGACGTTCTTCTGTCTCGGCGCGTCGCTGTATCCGGTCGAAGACCTTCCGCATGTGGCGGGCGTCGTCAGCCTCACCGACACCGAAGGTGTGTCCCGCACGCTGGCCACCATCGAGGGCCTGATCCGGGCGCGGGAAGCGTCGTTCAAGCGCTACCAGATGGACATCGGCGAGTTCCGTGAGCGCCGATTCGGGGCGGCGGGCGGCGGCGGTACCGATCCCGACGACAAGTTCGGCGACATCTTCCTTGTCATCGACAACTTCGGCGACTTGTATGACAAGGACAACGGCATGGGTGACCGCGCGATCTCGATTGCGCGCCAAGGCCTGTCGTACGGAATCCACGTCGCCACCAGTGCCAGCGGCTGGTTGGTCGGCCAGAAGCAGGCCCTGCTGAGTGTGTCCAATGCGCGAATTCAGTTGCGGCTGAGCAATCCTGACGAGACGCAGATGGGCACCGGCATGGAGCATCGCCGGGCGGCACGAAACACCTTGGACCGTCCCGGGTTCGGTGTCACCAGGCTCGGTCAGGAACTGCTGATCGGGTTGCCTGAGATCGTCGGCCCCAACGGCGAGCGGATCCCCACTCGCCAGGTCGGTCAGGTGATCGCGGCCCAGACCGGCGCGAGCAAGGTGGAAACGCTGGCCCGCCTGCCCGAACGCATCGGACTGCGCGAGATCATCGCCGCCTACCCGGCCACCGCCGACAGCCTGGACATTCCGTTCGCGATGGGGGAGAGCGCGCTGCAGGCGGTGGCCCTGCCGAGCCGGCAGGTGCCCAACCTTTTGGTGGTCGGCCGACAGGGCTGCGGCAAGACCAGCAGCCTGGCCGCTTTCGGGCAGTCGATCGCCGCGCGGCTGTCCCCCGACGAGGCGCAGATCACGATCATCGATCCGAAGACCAGCCTGATCGGCAAGATCCAGGGCCCGCACGTGCGGGCCTACGCCTACACCCCGGACGATATCGACCAGGTGCTGGCCGATCTGGCCGAGATCATGCGGGACCGGCTACCACCGTCAGGGCTGAGCCAGGAGGAGCTGCTGACCCGCACGACGTGGACCGGACCGCACCACTATGTGCTGATCGACGACGAGCAGGAATTGCGGCCCAGCGGAGCCATCGGCAAGGCCGCGGCGACGGCGCCGCTGTGGCCGTTGATCGAGCGAAGTCGTGAGATCGGGTTGCACGTCATCGCTGCCCGTCTGCCAGGCAACTGGGCCGGTGTCTCGGCGATGAGCCCGTTCCTGCAGAAACTCACCGGTTCACGGGCCCCCACGCTGTTCATGGACAACGACCCGCAGACCGTGAAGGTGTACGGCCGTACCAGCGCTCAGCAACTGCCACCGGGTCGCGGATTGATGGTGACTACCGACGGGGTTATGGAAGGCGTATTAGTGGGAACACCAGAGTAA
- a CDS encoding PE domain-containing protein has translation MVLNVNAATVSTSATTETSLSAEMGAATSAASEALMGVLPMGADLDSAQFAAALNAAGASYVATASEHLANRGMFAGSQELAAATYTATDILNNAALVI, from the coding sequence ATGGTTTTGAATGTAAATGCAGCGACGGTGTCGACGTCGGCAACAACCGAGACCAGCCTGAGTGCGGAAATGGGCGCGGCCACGTCGGCTGCCTCCGAGGCGCTGATGGGTGTGCTGCCGATGGGCGCGGACCTGGACTCTGCACAGTTCGCTGCGGCGCTCAACGCCGCAGGCGCCTCATACGTCGCAACTGCCTCAGAGCACCTGGCCAATCGCGGCATGTTCGCGGGCTCGCAGGAGTTGGCCGCGGCGACCTACACCGCCACCGACATCCTGAACAACGCGGCGCTGGTCATCTAG
- a CDS encoding PPE domain-containing protein: protein MADAWPTFSPETNYLRLIGPGAGGTATTLANGAAWQALMGSNELAFSMSQLNTAVTSLNFEGVGGLSSMTAVTGLNTALQLLAGWVQEKPPIAASAVSAYETAVSSMIPAEVSIANRTEQAADVGINPAVLGALTPAIVALDTEYYGEHWPHNAGAGAAYGAALAALVAALAIPPPLAPLGASPAAGASAAAAVAQAAGTTGMQAATQGTGQVTQMAGQTAAAPASAGGEMSSMMMQPMQAAMGAMQPLMGMFQAPMQAFQGLSSLPQSMMGQLGGLMNGMKGADAAVPAADLVKAGAPVGGIGGGGAGGGIGGGGGGGGVPGAGLTSYTRPTSSFAPENSGRPTSLKTGLLSAAEVRGPTSSPMGGGAMPMSPAHAGMLGQGKGENSKDDVARAQVVVGHDPQRDPRLS from the coding sequence ATGGCAGACGCCTGGCCGACATTCTCGCCTGAAACCAACTACCTCCGGCTCATCGGGCCGGGGGCAGGCGGGACGGCGACGACGTTGGCCAACGGCGCGGCCTGGCAGGCGCTGATGGGCAGCAATGAGCTGGCCTTCTCGATGTCGCAGCTGAACACCGCCGTCACTTCGCTGAATTTCGAGGGCGTCGGCGGCCTGAGTTCGATGACCGCGGTCACCGGACTCAACACAGCTCTGCAGCTGCTCGCCGGCTGGGTGCAGGAGAAGCCGCCGATCGCCGCCAGTGCCGTCTCGGCCTACGAGACCGCGGTGTCGTCGATGATTCCGGCGGAAGTCTCTATCGCGAATCGCACCGAGCAGGCCGCTGACGTGGGCATCAACCCAGCCGTCCTGGGTGCGCTCACGCCGGCGATCGTCGCGCTGGATACCGAGTACTACGGCGAGCACTGGCCGCACAACGCCGGTGCGGGTGCCGCCTATGGCGCGGCCCTGGCTGCGCTTGTCGCCGCGCTGGCCATTCCGCCACCGCTGGCGCCGTTGGGTGCTTCGCCCGCGGCGGGTGCCTCCGCCGCTGCGGCTGTCGCGCAGGCAGCCGGCACCACCGGCATGCAGGCTGCCACCCAGGGCACCGGTCAGGTCACCCAGATGGCCGGCCAGACCGCCGCCGCACCGGCGTCGGCCGGTGGCGAGATGAGTTCGATGATGATGCAGCCCATGCAGGCCGCGATGGGCGCCATGCAGCCGCTGATGGGCATGTTCCAGGCGCCTATGCAGGCCTTCCAGGGTCTGTCGAGCCTGCCGCAGTCGATGATGGGTCAGCTCGGTGGCCTAATGAACGGGATGAAGGGCGCCGACGCCGCCGTGCCGGCCGCCGACCTGGTCAAAGCCGGTGCTCCGGTCGGCGGTATCGGGGGCGGCGGGGCCGGTGGCGGTATCGGCGGCGGTGGCGGCGGTGGCGGTGTACCGGGCGCGGGGTTGACCAGCTATACCCGGCCGACGAGCAGCTTTGCTCCGGAGAACTCGGGCAGGCCGACGTCGCTGAAGACGGGTCTGCTCAGCGCGGCCGAAGTACGCGGCCCGACCTCGTCGCCGATGGGTGGCGGCGCCATGCCGATGTCGCCGGCGCACGCCGGCATGCTCGGCCAAGGCAAGGGAGAGAACAGCAAAGACGATGTTGCGCGTGCGCAGGTCGTAGTGGGGCATGATCCGCAACGCGATCCGCGACTCAGCTAA
- a CDS encoding WXG100 family type VII secretion target, which translates to MTLVVTPEVLRSTQQAIESALEHATAIANGYLSHHEGLGSAVWGGQAQLASVNTAAQINHDLQQTITGGTRLAHGLSQAASMMEQHEADAAHSLTSFAANA; encoded by the coding sequence ATGACACTCGTCGTCACACCGGAGGTGCTGCGGAGCACCCAGCAGGCCATCGAGTCCGCGCTCGAGCACGCCACCGCCATCGCCAACGGCTACCTGAGCCACCACGAAGGCCTCGGCTCGGCGGTCTGGGGCGGCCAGGCGCAGCTGGCGTCGGTGAACACCGCGGCCCAGATCAACCACGACCTGCAGCAGACGATCACCGGCGGCACTCGGTTGGCCCACGGCCTGAGCCAGGCGGCTTCGATGATGGAGCAGCACGAGGCCGACGCCGCGCACAGCCTCACCAGCTTCGCCGCGAACGCCTGA
- a CDS encoding WXG100 family type VII secretion target — MDNITYNHGGVADFASDVGQRSAQLMEIHDDILQRTNAIADFFQGAAAGSFHEAQMQMLQGLQGLVETMNQHGTTISNVNDSAHQTDLQMGNLF; from the coding sequence ATGGACAACATCACCTACAACCACGGCGGTGTCGCCGATTTCGCCTCCGACGTCGGCCAGCGATCAGCTCAGCTGATGGAGATCCACGACGATATTCTGCAGCGCACCAACGCGATTGCCGATTTCTTCCAGGGCGCTGCGGCGGGCTCGTTCCATGAGGCGCAGATGCAGATGCTGCAGGGTCTGCAGGGTCTCGTCGAGACGATGAACCAGCACGGCACCACGATCAGCAACGTGAACGACAGCGCACATCAGACCGACCTCCAGATGGGCAACCTCTTCTAA
- a CDS encoding ESX secretion-associated protein EspG: protein MLTTTVDGLWVLQVLSGIEVVAPELGLRPHLPSVETAQMALAHPIADELRAAGVINDAGGVDEAVLEWLTVLSRRDIALVIYAQTPAQDIEPERVLLARFAQWWVALERNGILVRLSGVGTASSEESAGMLINSQIERLCGEMKPASLRPVTINVPELLAAVHDQASLRSFLLDRRFDSDQVTMLTMAADTDRSAQASVVAIQSGMPSGPARSHIEKGAVTILDTPQGRLVSEHVTRAGKSWMIISPGSAANIASAVLKMVRRLPAEDEWYSHRKVV from the coding sequence ATGTTGACGACGACAGTGGACGGCCTGTGGGTCCTGCAGGTGTTGTCCGGTATCGAAGTAGTGGCACCAGAGCTCGGCCTGCGGCCGCATCTGCCCAGTGTCGAGACCGCGCAGATGGCTCTGGCCCACCCCATCGCCGACGAGCTTCGCGCCGCGGGTGTCATCAACGATGCGGGCGGCGTCGACGAGGCGGTCCTGGAATGGCTGACCGTGTTGTCCCGCCGCGACATCGCGCTGGTGATCTACGCGCAGACGCCCGCGCAGGACATCGAACCGGAACGGGTTCTGCTGGCCCGCTTCGCACAGTGGTGGGTTGCCCTGGAACGCAACGGGATCCTGGTGCGGCTGTCCGGTGTCGGTACCGCGAGTTCCGAAGAGTCGGCCGGAATGCTGATCAACTCGCAGATCGAGCGGCTCTGCGGCGAGATGAAGCCGGCGTCTCTGCGCCCGGTGACCATTAACGTCCCCGAATTGCTTGCGGCGGTTCATGATCAGGCGAGCCTGCGATCATTCCTGCTCGACCGCAGGTTCGACAGCGATCAGGTCACCATGCTGACGATGGCTGCCGACACCGACCGGTCGGCGCAGGCCTCGGTGGTTGCGATTCAGTCCGGTATGCCCAGCGGGCCTGCGCGTTCGCACATCGAGAAGGGGGCGGTGACCATCCTGGACACCCCGCAGGGCAGGCTGGTGTCCGAACACGTCACGCGCGCCGGAAAATCGTGGATGATCATTTCGCCTGGGTCAGCCGCCAACATCGCGTCCGCGGTGCTGAAGATGGTTCGCCGACTGCCCGCCGAAGACGAGTGGTACTCGCACAGAAAGGTTGTCTAG
- a CDS encoding MinD/ParA family ATP-binding protein has protein sequence MTNPWNEPPRSADPRDPVGRESFGAHHRSHQDSVSGTLRISDMVAPRKIPPGSGWRKFIYNASFKTINLGESPAERHYRELRERIRRHIRKQYVIGFVSGKGGVGKTTMTASVGAVFRECRPENVVAIDAAPGFGTLAGRIDEAPPGDYSAVLNDTDVQGYADIREHLGQNQIGLDVLAGNRASDQPRPLVPAMFTGVLSRLRRTHNVILVDTADDLEHPVMKAVFDACDTLVFVSGLTADTSLPVTRSIDLLRSLGYHELVSRSMVILNDSRNNYDSDARKYLTERFSQSGASVEFMPYDPHLAKGGIIDAQHELQKKTRLRLFEITAALADKYIPDADRPR, from the coding sequence GTGACGAATCCCTGGAATGAACCACCGCGGTCGGCAGATCCCCGCGATCCCGTCGGCCGCGAAAGCTTCGGTGCACACCACCGCAGCCACCAGGACTCCGTGTCCGGCACCCTGCGCATCTCGGACATGGTGGCGCCACGCAAGATCCCGCCCGGTTCGGGATGGCGCAAGTTCATCTACAACGCCTCGTTCAAGACCATCAACCTCGGTGAGTCACCCGCCGAGCGGCACTATCGCGAACTGCGCGAACGGATCCGCAGGCACATTCGCAAGCAGTACGTCATCGGATTCGTGTCGGGTAAGGGCGGTGTCGGCAAGACGACGATGACCGCGAGCGTCGGCGCGGTCTTCCGGGAATGCCGTCCGGAGAACGTGGTGGCGATCGACGCCGCGCCGGGCTTCGGTACGTTGGCGGGCCGTATCGACGAAGCACCGCCGGGCGACTACTCCGCGGTCCTCAACGACACCGATGTCCAGGGCTATGCCGACATCCGAGAGCACTTGGGGCAGAACCAGATCGGTCTCGACGTGCTGGCGGGCAACCGGGCATCCGACCAGCCCCGCCCACTGGTACCGGCGATGTTCACCGGTGTGCTGTCGCGGCTGCGCCGTACCCACAACGTGATTCTGGTGGACACTGCCGACGATCTCGAGCACCCGGTCATGAAGGCGGTGTTCGACGCGTGCGACACCCTGGTGTTCGTCTCGGGGCTGACCGCCGACACCTCGCTGCCGGTGACCCGGTCCATCGATCTGCTCCGCTCGCTGGGATATCACGAGTTGGTGTCCCGCAGCATGGTGATCCTCAATGACAGCCGCAACAACTACGACTCCGACGCGCGCAAGTATCTGACCGAGCGGTTCAGCCAGTCCGGTGCGTCGGTCGAATTCATGCCCTACGACCCGCATCTGGCCAAGGGCGGCATCATCGACGCCCAGCACGAGTTGCAGAAGAAGACCCGGCTGCGGCTGTTCGAGATCACTGCCGCATTGGCCGACAAGTACATCCCGGACGCCGATAGGCCGCGTTGA
- the eccD gene encoding type VII secretion integral membrane protein EccD has product MAKVSFPARCAVAVICGEHLVSQVYPASVPVEVFIDNVVELLNEELKRRGVPGLDPGVAYELNRANGTRLDVTKTLDELGVEDGATLVLVPAQEGESFEPQYESLSTGLARVGKRLFAPVTAETAAHTALAVLAMVVLSVLGLGVHTRLHTDSVIPAIVTGVTGLLLAVGAGSVWRWWPQRADLLSGFGWLAVPLLAVGFAAGAPGGVGAAHVFIAALAAAMLTVGVVTMTGRHVTVASTVVTLCGIGALVGVARMWNPIPAQWLGMCALIGLLLLLTLAPTFALWTARIRPPHFGSITGRDLFRRSDGLPVDTVTPVDDETEDEPNPDTTPTGAIITEAARRANSVLTGICIAAAITLPAAVWATLMPGQGKSIAAAVLAGLFVLIFISRGRAFADKRQAVALVCGAAAALCVGVIRYVLAAPADSGMALLWGALALAAFAGAGLAAALLVPVTRFTPLVRMVAEWLELAAIVAAFPLAAWIGGLFTWVRMR; this is encoded by the coding sequence ATGGCGAAGGTCTCGTTTCCGGCTCGCTGCGCGGTCGCGGTGATCTGCGGCGAACACCTTGTCTCACAGGTCTATCCGGCATCCGTGCCGGTTGAGGTATTCATCGACAACGTCGTCGAGTTGCTCAACGAGGAGCTCAAGCGGCGCGGCGTCCCAGGCCTAGACCCGGGCGTCGCGTATGAACTGAACCGCGCCAACGGGACTCGGCTCGACGTGACCAAGACGTTGGACGAGCTCGGCGTCGAGGACGGTGCGACCCTGGTTCTGGTGCCGGCCCAGGAGGGCGAGTCCTTCGAGCCGCAGTACGAATCGCTGTCCACCGGCCTGGCCCGAGTTGGCAAGCGGCTGTTCGCCCCGGTGACCGCCGAGACCGCCGCGCACACCGCGCTGGCGGTGCTGGCGATGGTGGTGCTGTCCGTCCTCGGGCTGGGCGTACATACCAGGCTGCACACCGACTCCGTCATCCCGGCCATCGTCACCGGCGTGACCGGATTGCTTCTCGCAGTTGGCGCGGGTTCGGTCTGGCGGTGGTGGCCGCAACGCGCCGACCTGCTGAGCGGATTCGGCTGGCTGGCGGTTCCGCTGTTGGCGGTCGGCTTTGCCGCCGGAGCGCCCGGTGGTGTCGGGGCTGCCCACGTTTTCATCGCGGCCCTGGCCGCCGCAATGCTCACCGTCGGAGTGGTCACGATGACCGGGCGGCATGTCACCGTCGCGTCGACGGTGGTGACACTGTGCGGCATCGGCGCCCTGGTCGGCGTCGCCCGGATGTGGAATCCGATCCCGGCGCAGTGGCTGGGCATGTGCGCGCTGATCGGTTTGCTTCTGCTGCTGACGCTGGCACCGACCTTCGCCCTGTGGACGGCCCGGATTCGCCCGCCGCACTTCGGTTCCATCACCGGACGCGATCTGTTCCGCCGAAGCGACGGGCTGCCCGTCGACACCGTCACGCCGGTCGACGACGAGACCGAGGACGAGCCGAACCCGGACACCACGCCGACGGGCGCGATCATCACCGAAGCCGCCCGACGGGCGAACAGCGTACTGACCGGGATCTGTATCGCGGCCGCGATCACGCTGCCCGCGGCGGTGTGGGCGACCCTGATGCCGGGCCAGGGCAAGAGCATTGCCGCGGCCGTGCTGGCCGGACTGTTCGTGCTCATCTTCATCAGCCGGGGCAGGGCTTTCGCCGACAAGCGACAGGCGGTCGCGCTGGTGTGCGGCGCCGCCGCAGCACTGTGCGTCGGTGTCATCCGGTACGTGCTGGCCGCACCGGCGGACTCGGGCATGGCGCTGCTGTGGGGCGCGCTGGCACTGGCCGCTTTTGCAGGCGCTGGATTGGCTGCGGCACTGTTGGTTCCGGTCACCCGGTTCACACCCCTGGTTCGCATGGTGGCCGAATGGCTGGAACTCGCCGCGATCGTGGCAGCGTTTCCGCTGGCTGCCTGGATCGGCGGGTTGTTCACCTGGGTCAGGATGCGATGA